From the genome of Fortiea contorta PCC 7126, one region includes:
- a CDS encoding four-helix bundle copper-binding protein — protein sequence MTTAQSHQSLLETCIEACFDCLRDCENCADACLSGNMVQMMAQCIKLCRDCADTCALCARFMSRNSPLHAQICGVCAEACDHCASECEKHDSDHCKRCAESCRRCADSCRQMAKAMA from the coding sequence ATGACGACAGCCCAATCTCATCAATCCTTGCTTGAAACTTGCATAGAGGCTTGCTTTGATTGCCTGCGCGATTGCGAAAACTGTGCCGATGCCTGTTTAAGTGGCAACATGGTACAGATGATGGCTCAATGCATTAAGCTGTGCCGAGACTGTGCTGATACTTGCGCTCTGTGCGCTCGTTTTATGTCTCGCAATTCGCCTCTCCATGCTCAGATATGCGGAGTCTGTGCTGAAGCTTGCGATCACTGTGCCAGTGAGTGCGAGAAACACGATAGCGACCACTGTAAACGCTGTGCCGAATCTTGCCGTCGCTGTGCGGATTCTTGCCGTCAAATGGCGAAAGCTATGGCGTAA